Within the Arachis duranensis cultivar V14167 chromosome 10, aradu.V14167.gnm2.J7QH, whole genome shotgun sequence genome, the region AGTCGAATGACTTGTTGCTTGATGAAATTTATGGTAAGGCTTTCCCTTTAAATCTTTAACGAAAAGTAAAGTTCTACCCTCAGGTAAAACTAATTGTTTATCTTTAAGCAACACATCAAAAATCTGATCAGATTTCGAGATCTCAAAACTATATTTCTTTCCAGTTTTAGGTTTTGAATCATTCGACTTTTCACTACCAGGAAGCTTTTTCAGTAAAGAGCAAACATATGGGGGCCCTTTCTTAAGCTCAGCCAAATCGACTTCTGTTTCGAAATCGAATTCCTCCTTCGAGGATTCCATGGTTACATAAGCAACCTTTTCTTTTCGAGTAAACGGTTTACTCTTTGACCTTTGTTCACTTCTATGTTTTTCTTTCTCCATTTTCATGAGCTCGGTCTACCGAACCTTTTCAACCAGATAAGCTAGATCAGGAATATGCACATTAAGCGATTTCCTATGCATATAGAATCCCAACCCCATAGTTGCTATTTTCATAATCTCACTTTCAGGTAATGTTACATAGCACCTACTTCTAGCATTTTTGAAACGTATTAAATAATCATCGATAGTTTCACCATCTTCACGTTTCAAAGCTACTAGATCGGTAACTTATACATTCATTTCCCCCGATAAAACTGAGCGTAAAAAGCAGTTTCCAACTGATTTCATGTTGTAATCAAATTTGGTCTGAGATTCGAAAACCAAGTAAATACATTCTTTGTCAATGAAGAAGGAAagaatttcattttcaaattctcatCATTGGCTAAATTTCCGATCTCGACCAAATAACGAGCAACATGTTCAATAGTGGATTCTCCGACTTCTTCAGCAAATTTTGtagttatttttagattttttaccCCTCTTGGCACTTCAGCCATCTGAACCACTTGGGGAAAAGTAGACACAAAATGTGGTTGATTCATAAAACCAACATTCAGTCCAACCCGATTCAGTACCTCTTCTATAATCCTAGTTACTTGATAGCGATCACCACGTAATCCATTTAAAAcgtcatcatcattttcacctCGAAGAACCACGCGGGGATTTTCTCGATTTGGAATATGattttcattttgaaaaatattttctatccCCTCGTTGTTTCCCCAGGCATTATGCCTTTCACCTTCATCATAATCGACGATTCGAGAAATCCTCTCAACTTGTCTAGCAAGATGCTCAAACCTCGATTCATGATCAGCCATCATGGGATTTAGAATTGTAGTCATTTGCTAAGTCAGTAAATTAACCAGATCATGATGACTTTCTTTCACTTATTGTCGATATGCAGCCATCGAATTAGCAGCGTTCGAAGTGGAACCCACATGATAATCACGAGAATTTTCGGAATGTTGTGGGTTTTGAACATTATTCACTCCATTTACATTCCCAAAACGGATAGGCGGCATAAAACCACCCACCGGTGGGGTATAACCAGTAGGCAGACTATAAGGGGGCCAACCAGCAGTTAATAGAGGTTGATATGGTGGTACAGGACCACGCGGACGAGTATTACGTCCAATATTTCCAGTTTGAATAGTCGTAACGGCTATACTTTCAATTCTAATTGCACTCTCCGAACGTGAAGATACATCGGCTTGTAGGATGGATACTGGTATACTATTATTGGTTGATGAACCACCATTCACATTTGATACTTCATCAACCATGTGAAAGATCTTCCCACTTTGCAATTGCATACACTAAGAGATTACTagaaaaatacttattttgACACACTTCGATTTAAAACTGTCCCACCGGGCGTGCCAATttgttttgtcgatttttagcaaattGATGGTGGTTCAATATCTAGTGATCTGGGAGCGAAACCTACTCCTCTATGTGAGTACCAGTTTTCTAGAAGTGCATCAAAGCATCTTCGATTAGACAAAAATTGGAAATAAAGATAGAGCAAATTTGTAAATTAATGAATGAAACttataaattaaagtttttgaaaactaaatacATAGTAAATGAAAAGGTTTGCATCAGAATTAAAAGAAGACAATGAAAATGcctttaattaaatcaaatgaTTCTTAACTTAAACGATAAAATACagaaagataaattaaatagagAAAGTAGAGAACACTTAGTAAATATGATTAATTGAAATGTTAAGTTtacagtaaaataaattaaaaaaaagaagaagatggaatgAACCCTACAGAAAATGTAACTCGATCACAAACTCAGGAATTCGTTGGGATGTGAGAGTGTTAGAGTATTTTTTCTGAATAAAAGTTCCAACCCTTATTCCCTAACACTTCACAGTATTTATAGACTATCTTACATAATGGTTAATTTGattacaattaattacaattaaataaaaaattagaaatttgaaaTACAATCACTCTTGATAACCGTTTCCACTGCGTAATTATAGACATTTCCCATATTTTCCTCGTGTAATAAAAGCCACGAACTTTCCCACTGCCACCACTATTTGATCAGCTTATTCGAAAAACTTTACTCAATTTCTCGAATCAAGTCTTCGACTCGATTTAACTTATTCAATCAATTGAAATTCAATCGACACTGAATACTTTCAATCTCATACTCACACACGTGTCTTCTCGAGAAATTGCACTTTATTTCTTCGATTCAACTCATTTatatcgaaaatattttttcgaTCAACAATTGTTTTATTGGTTCTTCATCCCATAGCCTATATTCTTTAGGTACCACAAAGCTCCCTCAGCTGCATGGTCTGCGgctattttcttttttcgatGAGGGGGACCATAGCACTCTATAATGTTCCTCGATGCATCTTCTATTTCAATAGTAACCTTGAAGGTAAACCTGTAAAAGATATCTAGTcaatgaaaataacaaaaatattgttATGATGCACTTACTTCTATTTCCTTGTATTTGTGTCTGACAAACAGAGGCAGTAAAATAGAATAGGTTGAATATTAGAATATCATTATAAAGCCACAAGGCACGAGTTATTAAAAtcttggatgatgcatgatcaaGCAATCATCAAACAACTTGCCCAACAAAGACTAATGAAAGGCAAATTTTGTTACAACTGCTTGGAAGTTGAATGTACATATCAGCTAGATAACTACATGAAAGAGAATAAATCttgtaaacaaaaataaaaagtaaaaaatttaactagTATCATTAAAcactaaaatacaaaattattgtGTGAGAGTACGTGTACTATATCATAGCTGGAAGAATTACATTATCTGATGGCATGGACAATCTTGCTTGTAACATTTAAATAGAGGGGGCCTCCAACGGTTTGCAGCACAGATTTCGTACAAATTTGATCTCGCAGGTCTTTTTTTTAAACCTAGCATCACAGCAGTTCCAtttttattcaataaataatGAACTGAATTTGTAATTCAAAAGTTAGCAATTTTGAGTAACCCAAAAGAAGTCCACAGAAGTACAAAGATGGAGAAAACTTACTTAAAATTCAAAGTCCTAAAAGAGAATGTGTACCTTGTTCATGTGAAGACTGGGAGGACGCGTTGTTCTCATAGTCACATGTGTAGCCTTTTTGCAAGAGAGTGTGTTTCAAGATGTCTTCCTCAGAATCCATCTTTACCACTTTAGCAGCTAGTCTGAAACCAGAATCCTTCAAATTACCTACAAACTAAGAAGCTGAGAATTTGCACATACCAATTtgggaaaaagagaaaatttcaCAACCTTCACCTTGGATCGCAAATCGGTCGAGCTGAGGAAGTGGCTTTAGAGTTATGCAGACCGTAGACACATATATGGCTGCATGGCAAGAATAAGCATGTGTAGCACGtattcatcatttttttaaGGGGAGTGCTGGATAAATAATGACCATCTTGAACAACATAAACAACtactaatcaaataaaaacacaTTACACCTCCAAATTATCgacctaaatcttaatattaaaataaccatccgtaCATCTAGTGAAATGAACATCTGATATatctattgttcacattgtttagcattttcattgtctacctatacttttcctttatttaaacTTAATTTCTCTTTGGTAGCTGGTTCcctaaaaaatttagttataaaagTGAGATAAGTGATATATTTTAACATTCTATTTTTTGGTGTCTTTTAAAATTGTGGGAGGTACGGAGGGtctgatttgtgtttaaaaaattaaaaaaatttggaataCATACATCGaaggtccgatttgtgtactccaaatttttttaattttttaaacacaaattaaaggCTCTGATTTTTGCTCTAACACCACAGCTGCGTAAAGAACCTATACATAATTGCGTCTTACACCATTCTCCATtccatatttaaattaaaaaatactggGAGGTCATCTACTCATCTTGCCATCTATTTATAATATGGTGAATGTTATGGTGCCTATCACTTTATATCTAAGTTACTAAAAaaggtaaataaataatatttaataaattttacataatttattttttattttaaacattttatttttcactttaaaaaaaaattaggcaATTTAAACATCATAACAAAGATATCATAGAACTCACCttataatataacaaaagaGACCAAGATAAATTgacaattaatttttaatatttaaattttttttattataccacttcatattttttttaaagatggcATAATTTAGTTTTATTCTTTGTATCATAACTTATGATTTTACtcatgattgattttttttctttttattttcataatacttattttttagatattttatatttttgtatatttatattttttatttttatgtatattattttatatctctaatgttaatattatttttttaataaatataagttagataataaaatttaatttagtatcTCCTTTCgtattagtttttatatatattatataaattaatatttatttttattttatttattatttttattttatataatctcGTGCTTCTTATTCTATTACTTAATTCTTGCTCATgctttcaataattattttaagattCTAGTCAATGACGATAGTTTTAAGTTTACtaaacaaatatattattagatgGTCTCTAAACACTAGAATATATGATATCTCTCATATTTTTccccttttattcttattaatatttttcatgaGCATTTAAATAATTTGGTAAATGGTCatattttgtttgtttgctaAATATGCTTTCTAAACCattaaaatatatgatttttttaaatttttttgttaattgtatTCATTAGTTACATATTATCCGTTTCACttatatttcattttttcttttttaataatttatattttttaatatcatttaGTTGTAACAAGTATAATAATCCTTATTATACAcgtgataaaattgaaattataatttcaaattattttattaaaattaatttaagttgtaataatttaattaataaataagtaaTATGATGTGCATTGTTCATGTTTTCTTAAATATAGTATTAAATGTATTAACTCGAATGTAGCTATTAAGTgtataaaaataatgtttgaattataaattctctctaaatgaaatgattctatttaaaatatttaaattatgatttcaatcataaattacaatataatttaaaaaaatttctttgacacaatattactttttttttctccacTTTAccattaatatattaatattacaaGTCTAAATTACAGTATTTTATTGAATCTTgactgaaaaagaaaataattacgTATTtctatcatttaatttatttaatacaccATGTGCTAACACTaacagtattttttaaaaaaatatattgataaaaatatatataatatatttataaatataacataaacaaataaaatatataaataaatacgaAACTAATATGTTTACCAatgtttttgttaaattttataaattagagaataaattatatatttggtTGCTTGGTGATCACATAGATGGTCAAGTAATTGGATTGTAAATAAATCTCATAGtgtacatctttttttttctcatttttgaaTGAAAGCGAgaattaaaagagtaaatagtaatatatagagaaaaaaaatttgcaccACAACACATCATTATTACCAAAAGAAATATTCATATTAAAATATGGAAATTTTACATACTgcaaatcatgaagatcaatcaTAATATACTGGTCACTTCTCTCTATTTTTGACCATGATataagttttttctttttcagtcaAGAGTCTAATAACATCtaattgaacaaaaaaatttgaattaaaagtaCCAAATTAAGGACAAATGAGTGAATAATATAAGAAATTATAACTTCATACGtgtataaaataaagagaatttactgatttattttatgttaaacgAAAAAACTAACAATAGTATATTAATAAAAGGATATACctttaaaaaaatcacaatacaatttcaaatattttcataaataaactgttaaaatttttgttatcgATTAtgatgttattatatatttttttggaaaaacttaaaatcaaaaggaaaataattttgtgtggattaatataaattaattacgtACCAAATAAGTAGAAtcgtttatttgtttatttcaaTATATCATCATGGGCAAGCAAATTAAAATGATCATCCGGAATTTTACGATCATCGACCATATGTACTATACGTGACTCCTTCTCAAAAGATATTTTGCACATGTGTACAGTGAGAAGATATATTTTGCTTGATTTCTCAATCTCAAAATTTGAGAAGACATAGACCTTCTTTTCTACCAATtcattctcaaatatttttgtcaaataattcttgattgaataatcaattttatcatactgcaaaataaattaaatataaaagctaTTAGCATTTACAAAACTATTAAAAAGAATTGTCTTTGACTTGTGAAATGGTGTACTTATAAAAtcaacttaaaatatgaactacaaaaatttataagaatttaattttgatgcactgacaATGTAAAAGTAGTTTTACACGTACATCCAATTACGTAATGacacatcaataaaaataaatacctttCACATTGATCGCGTGAATGGTCATCCAAAAGAATGGATGTGATTGTACGACTGTGTAAAATGCTTTACACTGTCAGTGCATCAAAATCAAActctatttataaattaaacttAGCATTACCtgaaaaaatttagtaaataaaTCAACTAATCTTATCATCTATTAGAACTATTTCTATGTAAGCAGTCTTACTATTGTCAAACTTGGATGAGACTTTCTATAGCCTTATAATTCTTggttttatttttcatactttctctttgtataaTCTGATATAAGTGATACTATTGATAGGATCGTAGTCAATAGTCATTAGGTATGGGGATAGTAGACAATAATCATTcgatatgaaaaagaaaaaaaatagaataaagactatgtcaaaattataaattttttaaatgataaatatgaaagaaaatttACTATTGCttattatatatactaataatatgtcaataatttaaaaaatatactaataatacTAATAGTTTAAAGATAATTGTACTACAGGTAtaataaatttagttattactcttaataaataaaataaataatatgtttgaaaactaaagaaaaaatttaatacctaaaataagttaattaaataacaacaattaatatctaaaatattgaaaagaaattttttaataaatgtgagaaataaaaataaaaaaattaataaataatattagtatttaaataaaagaattgataaagaataataattataagtaaaaatagtatttttattttagaaaaaaacacACATGAGAAATTGTTTAATAATCCGTACCATGTACATGATAATAAATTGTTCAATAATCGTACTATGCACGTGATAaggttaaaattataattttaaattattttattaaaattaatttgaattgtaataatttgattaataaaaaagtaacatattatgcattcattttttttaatctattctTATGTGTATCAACTCAAATATAGTTATTAATCATTTTTGTTAATCTACTTTTTTTTCCNNNNNNNNNNNNNNNNNNNNNNNNNNNNNNNNNNNNNNNNNNNNNNNNNNNNNNNNNNNNNNNNNNNNNNNNNNNNNNNNNNNNNNNNNataattatttaagttttattccTAAGATTAAAAACAtactatttcttttttatttaatagtttttttatttatactaccAGTATATATTGATCGAttagtcaataatttttttattcgtaggatatatttatttattatgtttaaataattttaaatcttcCCTTATTTaagtatacatatatattaagtcacatatgttaattattttttgatttttttattataaattttttttagtctaGAATCATTCAATAATTTTGTTATTCCATTAATACGATCATacgtataataatatttataaatcatACTAATTTTCGTATTTATTTATATGTNNNNNNNNNNNNNNNNNNNNNNNNNNNNNNNNNNNNNNNNNNNNNNNNNNNNNNNNNNNNNNNNNNNNNNNNNNNNNNNNNNNNNNNNNNNNNNNNNNNNNNNNNNNNNNNNNattaattttttatcataattaatttttttagtctacaatcgttcaataatttttttattctttattattaatgTCATCGTATgtgtaatttttataaattataataatttctttatttatctatacatatatattaattttgttaaataattctaaatatttgtttatatatatatatataaaattattttttattctacaattgagtaataattttttattttttatatccatGCATATTCCTCAATCCCTTTTCACATGCATGATTAACAATTTTTCTTAAAttgtgatattttaatttttttttcacgtatttttatatattattatcaagaAAGCAAAATCATGTATTGtgactcttttttctttttcacgcCTTAATCTTAATTAATCAATCTTGTGTCcacataatataattaaacttttaatcATTCTAATCTATTGATGAATTACGTTTCTCTTAATAATTGCATTACTAATCTGAAATACAAAAAAAGGTGATACATatattcaaaaaagaaaacaaacttaaaaataaaaaaaggaaaaaaatttcatattaaaaagtttaaaaataacatatccaAAAAGAATAGTCATAATATACAAATTGagacaataatttaaatttttctaaaaccaatttaatcaaataccaatattagaactaaattatttaaataatatttaatctattctaATTCTTAGATACGTATAGATTAGAGTCATTCTCGTAACAACCAACCAAAATAACATCATAAGACCAAACACTTAGAATCCGTACGAATTTAGACTATCTTCTTGTTAAAATTGTCAAACTAAATTGATATTTATTCTCCTCAATGGCATTGAATTAATGCACCAGAAGGCcagtagtttttaaaaaaatcacaatatgttataaaattatttttaatactagatgtttaacaaaagaaaaattatatataataccaATCTTTGAATTGCATCTTCAAGGTTGACACGAATTTTTCAAAACTGAacctaaattgagaaaattcaaTCTCATTATATGCTCTATTTCGAATATTTTCGGACAAACGTAAA harbors:
- the LOC107469960 gene encoding uncharacterized protein LOC107469960; this translates as MTTILNPMMADHESRFEHLARQVERISRIVDYDEGERHNAWGNNEGIENIFQNENHIPNRENPRVVLRGENDDDVLNGLRGDRYQVTRIIEEVLNRVGLNVGFMNQPHFVSTFPQVVQMAEVPRGVKNLKITTKFAEEVGESTIEHVARYLVEIGNLANDENLKMKFFPSSLTKNVFTWFSNLRPNLITT